The genomic interval AGTCCTTAGGACCAAAGTCACCAATCTAATAGATCAGCTTAAGACCGAACTTACCCTCGTTGCAGCAGGCGCTGGAGCTGCTGCAACGGCTGCCAAGGCAGTACTGGCAGTTCTTGTAAAATCCGCCATTGTAGTTGCGATTCTTGTTGCCTGGATCGCTGTCGAGAGAGAACTAATGAAGTTAGTAGATAAAGGTAACGGCGTCTACCTTACATTGCCGTGGCTGGCACTTTTCAACCCCCTCGGCGCCGTCTGGTGGTGGCTCATCATTCCGACAACCGTTCCGCCTAGTGGCGTTGCAGTTGTCACTCCTGGCGGGGGACGCGTTACCGTGCGCCGTTCGACCGGAGGCGCGTTCAACCCCAACGAGGACTGGACGCAGATACCATACTACGGCAGCCGTGGTACATTCTTCGCCGATGTCACCGGGGATGGCAGAGCAGACGCCATTGTTGTGAACGATGACACTGTCACCGTGCGCCGCTCGACCGGCAACGGATTTGGCCCCAATGAGGACTGGACAACTGGTCCGTACTATGGCGGTCGGGTAACGTTCTTCGCCGACGTCGATGGGGATGGCAGAGCAGACGCCATTGTCGTGAACGATGACACTGTGACCGTGCGCCGCTCGACCGGCAACGGATTTGGCCCCAATGAGGACTGGACGCATGGGCCCTACTACGGCAGTCTTGGCACGTTCTTCGCGGACGTCGATGGGGATGGCAAGGCAGACGCCATCGTGGTGAACGAGGATACCGTGACGGTACGTCGCTCGACCGGCAACGGATTTGGCCCCACTGAGGACTGGACGCATGGGCCCTACTACGGCAGTCGGGTAACGTTCTTCGCCGACGTCGATGGGGATGGCAGAGCAGACGCCATTGTCGTGAATGATAACACTGTGACCGTGCGCCGCTCGACCGGCAATGAGTTTAGCCCCAATGAGGATTGGACAAATGGTCCCTATTACGGCAGCCGTGGCACCTTC from Deltaproteobacteria bacterium carries:
- a CDS encoding VCBS repeat-containing protein — encoded protein: MKLDINAAGLVAILTHQEVNDLYNTADPQVLRTKVTNLIDQLKTELTLVAAGAGAAATAAKAVLAVLVKSAIVVAILVAWIAVERELMKLVDKGNGVYLTLPWLALFNPLGAVWWWLIIPTTVPPSGVAVVTPGGGRVTVRRSTGGAFNPNEDWTQIPYYGSRGTFFADVTGDGRADAIVVNDDTVTVRRSTGNGFGPNEDWTTGPYYGGRVTFFADVDGDGRADAIVVNDDTVTVRRSTGNGFGPNEDWTHGPYYGSLGTFFADVDGDGKADAIVVNEDTVTVRRSTGNGFGPTEDWTHGPYYGSRVTFFADVDGDGRADAIVVNDNTVTVRRSTGNEFSPNEDWTNGPYYGSRGTFFVDADGDGKADAIVVNE